In one window of Ferriphaselus amnicola DNA:
- the apbC gene encoding iron-sulfur cluster carrier protein ApbC, with product MAFTEADVQAAMKTLIDANTKKDFVAGKSVKNIKVSGGEVSLDIQLGYPAASVWGEIKATVEAHLRAALPGATKVNANVSSKVVSHAVQRGVKLVEGVKNIIAVASGKGGVGKSTTAVNLALALAAEGARVGILDADIYGPSQPTMLGITGRPKSKDGKSMEAMDGHGIQAMSIGFMIDGDDAPMIWRGPMASQALDQLLNQTRWDNLDYLVVDLPPGTGDIQLTLAQKIPVTGAVIVTTPQDIALMDAKKGLKMFEKTNIKILGIIENMSTHICSKCGHEEHIFGAGGGEKMCADYNTEFLGSLPLDIRIREQADSGTPTVVADTHGEIAKVYKQMARRVAVKVAEMAQDHSAVFPKIVVQNT from the coding sequence ATGGCATTCACTGAAGCAGATGTACAGGCAGCGATGAAGACGCTGATCGATGCGAATACGAAGAAGGACTTCGTGGCGGGTAAATCGGTCAAGAATATTAAGGTGAGCGGCGGGGAAGTGTCGCTGGACATCCAGCTCGGCTATCCTGCGGCCAGTGTATGGGGCGAGATCAAGGCGACGGTGGAAGCGCATCTGCGTGCTGCGTTGCCGGGGGCTACCAAAGTCAACGCGAACGTGAGCAGTAAGGTCGTGTCCCACGCGGTGCAGCGCGGCGTGAAGTTGGTCGAGGGTGTCAAGAACATCATCGCCGTCGCTTCGGGCAAAGGCGGTGTGGGCAAGAGCACCACAGCGGTGAATCTGGCGTTGGCGCTGGCGGCGGAAGGTGCGCGCGTTGGCATACTGGACGCCGACATCTACGGCCCGTCGCAACCGACCATGCTCGGTATCACCGGACGACCGAAATCTAAGGATGGCAAGTCGATGGAGGCGATGGATGGGCACGGCATTCAGGCCATGTCTATCGGTTTCATGATCGATGGCGACGACGCACCCATGATCTGGCGCGGCCCGATGGCAAGTCAAGCGTTGGATCAGTTGCTCAACCAGACCCGTTGGGACAATCTTGATTATCTAGTGGTGGATCTGCCGCCCGGTACCGGCGACATCCAGCTCACGTTGGCGCAGAAGATCCCCGTCACCGGCGCGGTCATCGTCACCACGCCGCAGGACATCGCGCTGATGGACGCCAAAAAGGGCCTGAAGATGTTCGAGAAGACCAACATCAAGATCCTCGGCATCATCGAGAACATGAGCACACATATATGCTCCAAGTGCGGCCATGAAGAACACATCTTTGGCGCAGGCGGCGGCGAAAAGATGTGTGCCGACTACAACACCGAGTTCCTCGGCAGTCTGCCGCTGGACATTCGCATCCGCGAACAGGCAGACTCCGGCACGCCAACCGTGGTGGCGGATACCCACGGTGAGATCGCCAAAGTCTATAAGCAGATGGCCCGCCGTGTGGCCGTGAAAGTGGCGGAAATGGCGCAGGATCACAGCGCAGTGTTTCCGAAGATCGTGGTGCAGAATACTTAA
- the metG gene encoding methionine--tRNA ligase codes for MTRKILVTSALPYANGSIHLGHLVEYIQTDIWVRFQKMCGNTCHYVCADDTHGTPIMLRAEKEGVTPEQLIARVWQEHFDDFAAFHVEFDNYGSTNSAETRGYSEEIYRRLQAAGLIEVRSIEQFYDPVKSMFLPDRFIKGECPKCHAKDQYGDNCEVCGAAYAPTDLIEPFSAVSGAKPELRNSDHYFFKLSDERCQAFLRRWTQQENHLQTEAANKMREWLGEGDDNKLSDWDISRDAPYFGFEIPDAPGKYFYVWLDAPVGYMGSFQQLCAKAGLNFDEYWNKDSSTELYHFIGKDILYFHALFWPAMLEHTGLRTPTKLFAHGYLTVNGEKMSKSRGTFITAKSYADHVGNTEYLRYYYAAKLNGSMEDLDLNLDDFVARVNSDLVGKYINIASRTAGFISKKFGGIVATHGQISENRGAQLMGEFLGADKLIAEAYENRDFSKAIREIMKLADRANEYVNDSAPWLLAKQEGQEAKLHEVCTISLNLFRLLTLYLKPILPKLAAQVESFLNIEPLTWADAGLILDGKINDYSHLMTRLDPKLLEAMVAANKESLQATPTSHSQQHHAEQQVNASKAPEIAPTISIDEFNKVDLRVARIANAEHVEGAAKLLKLTLDIGEATPRTVFAGIKSAYDPEKLVGRLTVMVANLAPRKMKFGMSEGMVLAASGDEPGLFILSPDSGAQPGMRIK; via the coding sequence ATGACCCGCAAGATTCTCGTCACCTCCGCCCTGCCCTACGCCAACGGCAGCATCCACCTCGGCCATTTGGTCGAATACATCCAGACTGACATCTGGGTGCGTTTCCAGAAAATGTGCGGCAATACCTGCCACTACGTCTGCGCCGACGACACCCACGGCACGCCCATCATGCTGCGCGCCGAGAAGGAAGGCGTGACGCCGGAGCAACTCATCGCCCGCGTGTGGCAGGAGCACTTCGACGACTTCGCCGCCTTCCATGTCGAGTTCGACAACTACGGCTCGACCAACTCAGCCGAGACACGCGGCTACTCCGAAGAGATCTACCGCCGCCTGCAAGCTGCTGGGCTGATCGAAGTGCGCTCCATCGAGCAGTTCTACGACCCGGTGAAGTCCATGTTCCTGCCGGATCGCTTCATCAAGGGCGAGTGCCCTAAGTGCCACGCCAAAGACCAATACGGCGACAACTGCGAAGTGTGCGGCGCAGCTTACGCGCCCACCGACTTGATCGAACCCTTCTCCGCCGTCTCCGGCGCCAAACCCGAACTGCGCAACTCCGACCACTATTTCTTCAAACTCTCGGATGAACGCTGCCAAGCATTCCTGCGCCGCTGGACGCAGCAGGAAAACCACCTGCAAACCGAAGCCGCCAACAAGATGCGCGAATGGCTGGGCGAAGGCGACGACAACAAGCTCAGCGACTGGGACATCTCCCGCGATGCACCCTACTTCGGCTTCGAGATTCCCGACGCACCGGGCAAATATTTCTACGTCTGGCTGGACGCGCCAGTCGGCTACATGGGCAGCTTCCAGCAACTGTGTGCCAAGGCTGGCCTGAATTTCGACGAATACTGGAACAAAGACTCAAGCACCGAGCTGTACCACTTCATCGGCAAAGACATCCTCTACTTCCACGCCCTATTCTGGCCCGCCATGCTCGAGCACACCGGCCTCCGTACCCCGACCAAACTGTTCGCCCACGGCTACCTGACGGTGAACGGCGAAAAGATGAGCAAGTCGCGCGGCACCTTCATCACCGCCAAGAGTTATGCCGACCACGTTGGCAACACCGAATACCTGCGCTACTACTACGCCGCCAAACTCAACGGCAGCATGGAAGACCTCGACCTTAATCTTGATGATTTTGTGGCGCGGGTGAACAGCGACTTGGTTGGAAAGTACATCAACATCGCCAGCAGAACAGCAGGATTCATTAGCAAAAAATTTGGCGGCATCGTTGCCACTCACGGCCAAATTTCAGAAAACCGAGGCGCGCAGCTAATGGGCGAATTTCTTGGTGCTGACAAATTGATTGCCGAGGCATACGAGAACCGTGATTTCAGCAAAGCCATACGTGAAATCATGAAACTTGCTGATCGCGCCAATGAATATGTCAATGACTCTGCACCTTGGCTGCTAGCCAAACAAGAAGGACAAGAAGCGAAACTGCATGAAGTGTGTACGATTAGCCTGAATCTATTCCGATTGCTAACACTGTATCTGAAACCCATTCTCCCCAAACTGGCTGCACAGGTTGAGTCATTCCTAAATATTGAACCCTTAACTTGGGCAGATGCAGGGCTCATCCTTGACGGAAAGATCAATGATTACTCCCATCTGATGACCCGCCTCGACCCCAAGCTGCTCGAAGCCATGGTCGCGGCCAACAAAGAATCGCTGCAAGCCACACCCACCTCGCATTCGCAGCAACACCATGCCGAGCAGCAGGTCAACGCCAGCAAAGCGCCAGAGATCGCGCCGACCATCTCTATCGACGAGTTCAACAAGGTCGATCTGCGCGTGGCGCGCATCGCCAATGCCGAGCATGTGGAAGGAGCGGCCAAGTTGCTGAAGCTGACGCTGGACATCGGCGAAGCCACGCCGCGCACCGTGTTCGCAGGCATCAAATCGGCTTATGACCCAGAGAAACTGGTCGGTCGTTTGACCGTGATGGTGGCCAACCTTGCGCCGCGCAAGATGAAGTTCGGCATGTCGGAAGGCATGGTACTGGCGGCTTCAGGAGACGAACCCGGCTTATTCATCCTGTCGCCCGATTCTGGCGCGCAGCCGGGAATGCGCATCAAGTAA